A window from Ramlibacter pinisoli encodes these proteins:
- a CDS encoding PilX N-terminal domain-containing pilus assembly protein: MNRRHSQSGMTLVVALVMLVVLSLLVVSAIRFGNINLKIAGNAQAETEASAAAQVALESTVTTMAAATDISAIAAQPTVSVNTGGMTYTVAITKPGCIFTKNVPTSDLDPTKTNDQVCFEATDTDKLVTSSGTLTTTPSACKDQQWDVAASLTDAKSGAQVSMLQGASVRVGAQVECP; this comes from the coding sequence GTGAACCGCCGCCATTCCCAGTCCGGCATGACGCTCGTCGTCGCGCTGGTCATGCTCGTCGTGCTGAGCCTGCTGGTCGTCTCGGCCATCCGCTTCGGCAACATCAACCTGAAGATCGCCGGCAACGCGCAGGCGGAGACCGAGGCCTCGGCCGCCGCCCAGGTGGCGCTGGAAAGCACCGTCACCACGATGGCCGCCGCCACCGACATCAGCGCCATCGCCGCCCAGCCCACGGTGTCCGTCAACACCGGCGGCATGACCTACACGGTGGCCATTACCAAGCCCGGCTGCATCTTCACCAAGAACGTGCCCACCAGCGACCTGGACCCGACCAAGACCAACGACCAGGTGTGCTTCGAGGCGACCGACACCGACAAGCTGGTGACGTCGTCCGGCACGCTCACCACCACGCCGAGCGCCTGCAAGGACCAGCAGTGGGACGTGGCCGCCTCGCTGACCGACGCCAAGTCCGGCGCGCAGGTGTCGATGCTGCAGGGAGCCTCCGTGCGCGTCGGTGCGCAGGTGGAATGTCCATGA
- a CDS encoding PilW family protein: MRHTHHHGNRRRGQRGLTLIEFMVSIALGMLIVAALATLIADQSSNRAEVERAGRLIENGRYAVRAMADDLQMAGYWGELTTAPSAPAALPDPCSTTEADVASAIALHVQGYNVGSTTTPVTSGTVPGNSQVASCLSDVAPNTDILVVRHADPDTSSLETAGAPDLAKMVNGQLYVQTGLVLATKSFDSRLHAGASASNSTNFPLLKKDLTTPASFRKVVVHIYYISQCSVQSGGSCAAGDGGNPIPTLKMVELTVAGGLASWNTVTIAEGIENLQVDYGVDTDANGSPDGTDVSGSALTKDTWPDVMTAKVYLLARSTDKTPGFTDTKTYPLGTAGTVTPATADQGYKRHVFVQSVRLVNPSARRVS; the protein is encoded by the coding sequence ATGCGACACACCCACCATCACGGCAACCGCCGGCGCGGCCAGCGCGGCCTGACGCTGATCGAGTTCATGGTCTCGATCGCGCTCGGCATGCTGATTGTCGCCGCGCTCGCGACGCTGATCGCCGACCAGAGCAGCAACCGCGCCGAGGTCGAGCGCGCCGGCCGCCTGATCGAGAACGGCCGCTATGCTGTGCGCGCGATGGCCGACGACCTGCAGATGGCCGGCTACTGGGGGGAGCTCACCACCGCGCCGTCGGCGCCCGCGGCGCTTCCCGACCCTTGCAGCACCACCGAGGCGGACGTCGCGTCCGCCATCGCCCTGCACGTGCAGGGCTACAACGTGGGAAGCACGACGACACCCGTCACTTCGGGAACGGTGCCCGGCAACTCCCAGGTGGCGTCCTGCCTGAGCGACGTGGCGCCCAACACCGACATCCTGGTGGTCCGCCACGCCGATCCGGACACCAGCAGCCTGGAAACGGCCGGCGCGCCCGACCTGGCGAAGATGGTGAACGGCCAGCTGTACGTCCAGACCGGCCTGGTGCTGGCCACCAAGTCGTTCGACTCGCGGCTCCATGCCGGCGCCTCGGCCTCCAACTCCACCAATTTCCCCCTCCTGAAGAAGGACCTGACCACGCCGGCCAGCTTCCGCAAGGTCGTGGTGCACATCTATTACATCAGCCAGTGCAGCGTGCAATCGGGCGGCAGCTGCGCCGCCGGTGACGGTGGCAACCCGATCCCGACCCTGAAGATGGTCGAGCTCACGGTGGCCGGCGGCCTCGCCAGCTGGAACACGGTCACCATCGCCGAAGGCATCGAGAACCTGCAGGTGGACTACGGCGTCGACACCGATGCCAACGGCTCCCCCGACGGCACAGACGTCAGCGGTTCGGCGCTGACCAAGGACACCTGGCCCGACGTCATGACCGCCAAGGTCTACCTGCTGGCGCGCAGCACCGACAAGACGCCCGGCTTCACCGACACCAAGACCTATCCCCTCGGCACGGCGGGCACCGTCACGCCTGCCACCGCCGACCAGGGCTACAAGCGGCACGTCTTCGTGCAGTCGGTCCGCCTGGTCAATCCCAGCGCCCGGAGGGTCTCGTGA
- the pilV gene encoding type IV pilus modification protein PilV: protein MQCPTAARRRQQGATLIEVLVSLIILMVGLLGLIGVMVQSQRAQLESYQRVQALLLVQDMVARIGTNATAADCYVPAATVGTSSAVLTATPGCALPNTDARQVRALSDLNEWRNLLLGSAELSGANSVGAILGARGCITKNATTGVFQVSVAWQGVQAAGAPPAGITCGTGSYGTDDAQRRAVSVTVLPGTAS from the coding sequence ATGCAATGCCCCACCGCCGCCCGTCGGCGCCAGCAAGGCGCCACCCTGATCGAGGTCCTGGTGTCGCTCATCATCCTGATGGTCGGCCTGCTGGGGCTCATCGGCGTCATGGTCCAGAGCCAGCGCGCCCAGCTCGAGTCCTACCAGCGCGTGCAGGCGCTGCTGCTGGTGCAGGACATGGTGGCGCGCATCGGCACCAACGCCACCGCCGCCGACTGCTACGTCCCGGCCGCCACGGTGGGCACGAGCAGCGCCGTCCTCACGGCCACCCCCGGCTGCGCCCTGCCCAACACCGACGCCCGCCAGGTCCGGGCCCTGAGCGACCTGAACGAGTGGCGCAACCTGCTGCTGGGCAGCGCCGAACTGTCGGGCGCGAACAGCGTCGGCGCCATCCTGGGCGCCCGCGGCTGCATCACCAAGAACGCCACCACCGGCGTGTTCCAGGTCAGCGTGGCGTGGCAGGGCGTGCAGGCCGCGGGGGCGCCGCCGGCCGGCATCACCTGCGGCACCGGCTCCTACGGCACCGACGACGCCCAGCGCCGGGCCGTGAGCGTCACCGTCCTGCCGGGCACCGCGAGCTGA
- a CDS encoding GspH/FimT family pseudopilin, producing MTLPSTLPSGHPRQRGFTLIELMVVVSLLALMLGIGIPSFRNFMETQRVKTAGSDFATALLVARSEAIKRNTTVTIAPVGTGWTTGWTVTGGGATLATQQALGGVTVTTTPDPTASVVYQGNGRIASTLTFQFSGGNTSSVRCVSINVSGVPNTTSRNC from the coding sequence ATGACCCTGCCGTCCACCCTCCCATCCGGTCACCCCCGACAGCGGGGCTTCACGCTCATCGAGCTGATGGTGGTGGTGAGCCTGCTCGCCCTGATGCTGGGCATCGGCATCCCGTCGTTCCGCAACTTCATGGAGACCCAGCGCGTGAAGACGGCCGGGTCCGATTTCGCCACCGCGCTGCTGGTGGCCCGCAGCGAGGCGATCAAGCGCAACACCACGGTGACCATTGCCCCGGTCGGCACCGGCTGGACCACCGGCTGGACCGTGACCGGCGGGGGGGCCACCCTGGCCACCCAGCAGGCGCTCGGCGGCGTGACGGTCACCACCACCCCGGATCCCACGGCCAGCGTCGTGTACCAGGGCAACGGCCGCATCGCCTCCACCCTCACGTTCCAGTTCAGCGGCGGCAACACCAGTTCGGTGCGCTGCGTGTCCATCAACGTGAGCGGAGTGCCCAACACCACCTCCAGGAACTGCTGA
- a CDS encoding type IV pilin protein produces the protein MTRITGKNRLRGFTLIELMITVAVIGILAAVAFPSYTKYLAKGRRAAAQAVMHNVGSRQEQYMLNSRSYYPSPAGSSTDLSGLGITLGTDVSGYYTITVTSDTSPAWTVTAAPRAPQTVNDATCGTLTLTNAGAKGASGGSTTCW, from the coding sequence ATGACCAGGATCACGGGGAAGAACAGGCTGCGTGGCTTCACGCTCATCGAGCTGATGATCACCGTGGCCGTCATCGGCATCCTGGCCGCGGTGGCGTTCCCCTCGTACACCAAGTACCTGGCCAAGGGCCGGCGCGCCGCGGCGCAGGCCGTCATGCACAACGTGGGCAGCCGCCAGGAGCAGTACATGCTCAATTCGCGCAGCTACTACCCGAGCCCGGCGGGTTCCTCCACCGACCTGTCCGGCCTGGGCATCACCCTGGGCACCGACGTGTCCGGCTACTACACCATCACCGTCACCTCCGACACGTCGCCGGCCTGGACCGTCACCGCCGCCCCCAGGGCGCCGCAGACGGTCAACGACGCCACCTGCGGCACGCTGACGCTGACCAACGCGGGCGCCAAGGGCGCCTCGGGCGGCTCGACCACCTGCTGGTGA
- the ribD gene encoding bifunctional diaminohydroxyphosphoribosylaminopyrimidine deaminase/5-amino-6-(5-phosphoribosylamino)uracil reductase RibD, with the protein MDVSTPMRQALALAGQAVGLTEPNPRVGCVLVGADGAVLGQGHTQRAGGPHAEIVALRDAAAAGRDVRGATAYVTLEPCSHHGRTGPCCDALVAAGIARVVASCTDPNPLVAGQGFGRLRAAGVAVETGDGGAASRELNLGFFSRMVRGTPWVRLKVAASLDGKTALDDGRSQWITGEAARADGHAWRARATAVLTGIGTVLQDDPRLDVRLAPAERQPDLAVVDSRLELPPTARLFLPGRRLWVYTAQPDAARRAELEARGAEVIALPGPGGKVDLAAMLRDLARREVNELHVEAGFKLNGSLVREGLVDEVLAYLAPKLIGQGQGVASFGPLPALDAALPLRFLTTDRIGDDLRVIARVAGRDVF; encoded by the coding sequence ATGGACGTTTCGACCCCGATGCGACAGGCGCTCGCCCTGGCCGGACAGGCGGTGGGCCTGACCGAGCCCAATCCGCGCGTCGGCTGCGTGCTGGTGGGAGCCGATGGCGCGGTGCTCGGGCAAGGCCACACCCAGCGCGCCGGCGGCCCGCACGCCGAGATCGTGGCGCTGCGCGACGCCGCCGCGGCCGGGCGCGACGTCCGGGGCGCGACCGCCTACGTCACGCTGGAGCCCTGCTCCCACCACGGCCGCACCGGCCCGTGCTGCGACGCCCTGGTGGCCGCCGGCATCGCCCGCGTCGTGGCCAGCTGCACCGACCCCAATCCGCTGGTGGCGGGCCAAGGCTTCGGGCGCCTGCGCGCCGCCGGCGTGGCCGTCGAGACCGGCGACGGCGGCGCGGCCTCCCGGGAGCTGAACCTGGGGTTCTTCAGCCGGATGGTGCGCGGCACGCCCTGGGTGCGGCTCAAGGTCGCGGCCTCGCTGGACGGAAAGACCGCGCTGGACGATGGCCGCAGCCAGTGGATCACCGGCGAGGCGGCCCGCGCCGACGGCCACGCCTGGCGGGCGCGGGCGACGGCGGTGCTCACGGGCATCGGCACCGTGCTGCAGGACGACCCCCGGCTCGACGTGCGGCTGGCGCCGGCCGAGCGCCAACCCGACCTCGCCGTGGTCGACAGCCGCCTGGAGCTGCCCCCGACGGCGCGCCTGTTCCTGCCCGGGCGCCGGCTGTGGGTCTACACCGCGCAGCCCGATGCGGCGCGCCGCGCGGAACTGGAGGCCCGGGGCGCCGAGGTGATCGCCCTGCCCGGCCCCGGTGGCAAGGTCGACCTGGCCGCCATGCTGCGCGACCTGGCCCGCCGCGAAGTCAACGAACTGCACGTGGAGGCCGGCTTCAAGCTCAATGGCTCGCTGGTGCGCGAAGGCCTGGTCGATGAGGTGCTGGCCTACCTGGCCCCCAAGCTGATCGGCCAGGGACAGGGCGTGGCCAGCTTCGGCCCGCTGCCCGCGCTGGACGCCGCTCTTCCCCTGCGCTTCCTGACCACCGACCGCATCGGCGACGACCTGCGCGTCATCGCGCGGGTGGCCGGCCGGGACGTGTTCTGA
- a CDS encoding riboflavin synthase: MFTGIITGVGRIAAVHDLGASSHHGKRLTVEAPAGYLDDVGLGDSIALNGACMTVTTLDPARRVFTVDVSAESLDKTSGLGDTGPVNLEKALRAHDRLGGHIVSGHVDGIGTVVRFEPVGESHELRILAPAFLARYLAYKGSVTVNGVSLTVNAVHDTAQGCELSINLIPHTVENTALHALRTGSRVNLEIDLIARYVERMLAGAKVPA; the protein is encoded by the coding sequence ATGTTCACCGGAATCATCACCGGCGTGGGGCGCATCGCCGCCGTCCACGACCTCGGGGCCAGTTCCCACCACGGCAAGCGCCTCACGGTCGAGGCGCCCGCGGGCTACCTGGACGACGTGGGCCTGGGGGACAGCATCGCGCTCAACGGCGCCTGCATGACCGTCACCACGCTCGACCCGGCCCGCCGCGTCTTCACTGTCGATGTCTCCGCCGAGTCGCTGGACAAGACCAGCGGCCTGGGCGACACCGGCCCCGTCAACCTGGAGAAGGCACTGCGCGCGCACGACCGCCTGGGCGGCCACATCGTGTCCGGCCACGTCGACGGCATCGGCACCGTGGTGCGCTTCGAGCCGGTGGGCGAGAGCCACGAACTGCGCATCCTCGCGCCGGCCTTCCTGGCCCGGTACCTGGCCTACAAGGGCTCGGTCACCGTCAACGGCGTGAGCCTCACCGTCAACGCCGTGCACGACACGGCACAAGGCTGCGAATTGAGCATCAACCTGATCCCGCACACGGTGGAGAACACCGCGCTGCACGCCCTGCGCACCGGCAGCCGCGTCAACCTCGAGATCGACCTCATCGCCCGCTACGTCGAGCGCATGCTGGCCGGCGCCAAGGTGCCCGCATGA
- the ribBA gene encoding bifunctional 3,4-dihydroxy-2-butanone-4-phosphate synthase/GTP cyclohydrolase II, translating to MSRATSPVAISPVEDIVADIRAGRIVILVDEEDRENEGDLVLAADHVTPEAVNFMARFGRGLICLTLTRDRCERLRLPPMVARNGTKMGTAFTVSIEAAEGVTTGISAADRARTVQAAVAREARAEDLVQPGHIFPLQAVDGGVLMRAGHTEAGCDLAGMAGLTPAAVICEIMKDDGTMARLPDLQLFAAEHGLKIGTIADLIEHRSRHESLIEKIGSRPLHTSFGTFTAHAWRDKPSQAVHLALVVGQWQRDDIVPVRVHEPLSVLDALETARPMHSWSLDASLQHIARAGQGVAVLLNCGESADQLVAQFEGTARASQAPERGRMDLRTYGVGAQILRECGVHRMTLLGTPRRLPSMAGYGLEIAGHLAPTSH from the coding sequence ATGAGCCGCGCCACCAGCCCCGTGGCCATCTCGCCGGTGGAGGACATCGTCGCCGACATCCGTGCCGGCCGCATCGTGATCCTGGTCGACGAGGAAGACCGCGAGAACGAAGGCGACCTGGTGCTGGCCGCCGACCACGTCACGCCGGAAGCCGTCAACTTCATGGCCCGGTTCGGCCGCGGCCTGATCTGCCTGACCCTCACCCGCGACCGCTGCGAGCGGCTGCGCCTGCCGCCCATGGTGGCGCGCAACGGCACCAAGATGGGCACCGCCTTCACCGTCTCCATCGAGGCCGCCGAGGGCGTCACCACCGGCATCTCGGCGGCCGACCGGGCGCGCACCGTGCAAGCCGCCGTGGCCCGCGAGGCCCGCGCCGAGGACCTGGTGCAGCCCGGGCACATCTTCCCCCTGCAGGCGGTCGACGGCGGGGTGCTCATGCGCGCCGGCCACACCGAGGCCGGCTGCGACCTGGCCGGCATGGCCGGCCTGACGCCCGCCGCCGTCATCTGCGAGATCATGAAGGACGACGGCACCATGGCCCGCCTGCCGGACCTGCAGCTGTTCGCCGCCGAGCATGGCCTGAAGATCGGCACCATCGCCGACCTCATCGAGCATCGCAGCCGCCACGAGTCGCTGATCGAGAAGATCGGCTCGCGGCCCCTGCACACCAGCTTCGGCACCTTCACCGCCCATGCCTGGCGCGACAAGCCCAGCCAGGCCGTGCACCTGGCGCTGGTGGTCGGCCAGTGGCAGCGCGACGACATCGTCCCGGTCCGCGTGCACGAGCCCCTGTCGGTGCTCGACGCGCTGGAGACCGCGCGCCCCATGCACTCCTGGAGCCTCGATGCCAGCTTGCAGCACATCGCCCGCGCCGGCCAGGGCGTGGCCGTGCTGCTGAACTGCGGCGAATCGGCCGACCAGCTGGTCGCGCAGTTCGAAGGAACCGCCCGCGCCTCGCAGGCGCCCGAGCGCGGCCGCATGGACCTGCGCACCTACGGCGTCGGCGCGCAGATCCTGCGCGAGTGCGGCGTGCACCGCATGACCCTGCTGGGCACGCCGCGGCGGCTCCCCAGCATGGCGGGCTACGGCCTGGAAATCGCCGGCCACCTGGCCCCCACTTCCCACTGA
- the ribH gene encoding 6,7-dimethyl-8-ribityllumazine synthase has translation MFGAEKGKADRLDGKGLSIGVVQARFNESITDALALACKSELVRLGVEPGSIEHVLVPGALEIPLALQAMAEKGGYDALIALGCVIRGETYHFELVANESAAGVTRIALDYQLPVANVILTTENLEQAVARQTDKGVDAARVVVEMANLLERLG, from the coding sequence ATGTTCGGAGCAGAGAAAGGCAAGGCCGACCGGCTGGACGGCAAGGGCCTGTCCATCGGGGTCGTGCAGGCCCGGTTCAACGAATCCATCACCGACGCCCTGGCGCTGGCCTGCAAGTCGGAGCTGGTGCGCCTGGGCGTCGAGCCCGGCAGCATCGAGCACGTGCTGGTGCCCGGCGCGCTGGAGATCCCGCTGGCGCTGCAGGCGATGGCCGAGAAGGGTGGCTACGACGCCCTCATCGCCCTGGGCTGCGTGATCCGCGGCGAGACCTACCACTTTGAGCTGGTGGCCAACGAATCAGCCGCCGGTGTCACGCGCATCGCGCTCGACTACCAGCTGCCGGTGGCCAACGTCATTCTGACGACGGAGAACCTCGAGCAGGCCGTCGCCCGCCAGACCGACAAGGGCGTCGACGCCGCACGTGTCGTGGTCGAGATGGCCAACCTGCTGGAGCGCCTCGGATGA